The region GCAGGGTTATCCCCTGACGTATCAACGTGTTTTTGGAGTGATTTATCGTGACTGAACGCTGGTTTGTTACCGGAACCGACACCGAAGTAGGCAAGACCGTCGCCAGCGTGGCGCTGTTGCAGGCCGCCCGTCACGCCGGATACCGTACCGCCGGGTATAAACCGGTGGCCTCCGGCTGCGAGGTGACGCCGCACGGCATCCGCAACGGCGATGCCTTACAGTTGCAGGCCAACAGCAGCGTGACGCTGCCTTACGACGCGGTCAACCCGTTGGCGTTTCTGGAGCCGACGTCGCCCCATATCGTCAGCGCCGCGGAAAACCGACCGATTGCCTTTTCCACCCTCAGCGGCGGTTTGCGCGCGCTGGAACGGCAGGCGGACTGGGTGCTGGTAGAGGGCGCCGGCGGCTGGTTTACGCCGCTTTCCGGGCGCCATACCTTCGCCGACTGGGTGCGGGAAGAGACGCTGCCGGTGATTCTGGTGGTGGGGGTGAAGCTGGGGTGCATCAACCACGCCATGTTGACGGCGCAGGCGGTGCAGCAAGCCGGTTTGCGTCTGGCGGGCTGGGTCGCCAACGTTATTCAGCCGCCCGGCCGGCATCATCACGCCTACCTGCAAACGTTGCAAGAGCGGATTCCGGCGCCGTTGCTGGGGGAAATCCCTCATTTATCCGAGCCAATTCAGCAGGATATTGGCGATTACTTAAACATCACTTTACTGAGAGGTTAACGATTCTGAGTGAATGTTGCGTGAATCGTGGCTTTTTCCCTTCTTCTGGTTGAAATCGATAGAAAAAACCATCTTGAAAACGAGTGTTAAATCCACTGGGCAGCAGTTTTTCTTCTTGCTAAGTCTGTGTCATTTAGCACTTTTTTTTATAATGATCGCCGG is a window of Dickeya solani IPO 2222 DNA encoding:
- the bioD gene encoding dethiobiotin synthase, which gives rise to MTERWFVTGTDTEVGKTVASVALLQAARHAGYRTAGYKPVASGCEVTPHGIRNGDALQLQANSSVTLPYDAVNPLAFLEPTSPHIVSAAENRPIAFSTLSGGLRALERQADWVLVEGAGGWFTPLSGRHTFADWVREETLPVILVVGVKLGCINHAMLTAQAVQQAGLRLAGWVANVIQPPGRHHHAYLQTLQERIPAPLLGEIPHLSEPIQQDIGDYLNITLLRG